Proteins from one Pseudomonadota bacterium genomic window:
- the mce gene encoding methylmalonyl-CoA epimerase, whose protein sequence is MNIHPSWSIDHIGIAVDDLNAAVELYSARLGATVTLREKLEEQGVEIAFIGGGATKVELLAPLREGTTLSKFLARRGAGLHHIGYRVANIKEELARLAQAGCVLIDSTPRPGAAGSQIAFISPKSFMGVLTELVQSQAP, encoded by the coding sequence ATGAATATTCACCCCTCATGGTCCATCGACCATATAGGAATCGCTGTAGATGACCTTAACGCCGCAGTAGAGCTCTACTCTGCAAGGCTCGGTGCTACGGTAACTCTACGAGAAAAACTTGAAGAACAGGGAGTAGAGATAGCCTTTATCGGCGGCGGTGCTACTAAAGTAGAGCTGCTAGCCCCACTGCGCGAGGGAACCACGCTCTCTAAGTTTCTGGCGCGCCGCGGAGCTGGTCTGCACCATATCGGCTACCGAGTTGCTAATATTAAAGAGGAGCTAGCACGCCTTGCACAGGCGGGCTGCGTGCTGATCGATTCAACCCCTCGCCCAGGTGCCGCAGGATCGCAGATAGCTTTTATAAGCCCTAAGTCATTTATGGGGGTTCTAACCGAGCTGGTTCAGAGCCAGGCTCCCTGA